The following nucleotide sequence is from Chaetodon auriga isolate fChaAug3 chromosome 19, fChaAug3.hap1, whole genome shotgun sequence.
TTAAACATGTAAAAGCTCAGTACACATTGAGCACATTGGTTCACTAcaaaaaagcacaagaaaacaatTCAATCAACATATGTACATATTGAAGACAATACTATAATACAATTGGGAGAGAAACACAGTTATCAGATGCATGAAGAATGGTTAGGAAAATGAATGGCATTACAAACAACTTTGAATTATGGAAGCAGTCTGTTTTAGTGCCAATACTAAAACCAGGTAAATATCTGTCAAATCCAGCAAGCTAGAGACCCATTACATTAACATCACAGATAGAGAGACCATTGAATGAATGGTAAAAGAGAGACTGACACATTTCTAGAGAGTGATGATGTATTTTCTACTTATCAAAGTGGACTTCATAAAGGGAGAGGGACAATGGACTGTTTTAATTAAGTCTGGACAGCAAAGCTCAGACCAATAAAGAGATGGTGATTGCTGTATTTTTTGATGTTGAAAAAGTATATGACATATTCTGGAAAGAGGGAGTCCTTATCAAACTGAATAAATTAGGTTTAAATGGTAAGATGTACACCTGGGTGTTAGGTTACCTGTTTGGGAGGACAATGGAAGTAAAAGTGGTTACAGAATATTCCAGTAAGTAGTTAGTAGAAAATGGAATCCCATCGGGTAGTGTGTGCTATTTAACATAATGACTGATGACATTTTGGAACAGGTTGAACAGAATGTAGGTAAATCAGTTTATGCTGTTGATGGGACCCTTTGGATCAGGAGTTGAAATCTGGagccttaaaaaaacaaaatgcaagttGCAATAGGCAACGTGGCTGAATGggcaaacatttgctaatttaaATTGCCAATTGCAAAATCACAAGTCATATGCTTTGCCAAATGGCATAAATCAATAACCATGGAATTATATGGACAAGTCCTCAAACAGGTTTAAGGTGGTTTGATTTCTTGGAGTTCTGTTTGATGAGAAGCTCATCTGGTGTCACCATATTGACAAAGTACAAAACAAGTGCAAAAAGATCAATAATATACCACTGCTGTCAATAGGACGAGATTGGGGAGCAAGCAGGACATCTTTTTTACATACTGAATTTACTGGGTTCTTATGGAAGCAGTCCTAGATTACGGATGCATATCTTATATGCCTGCAGAGGAAATCAACCTTAAAAAGCTGCATGTTTAACAGGTTCAGGCCCTCCAAATttatagtggagcatttaaaaCATTACCAGTATCTGCAATGTAAGTTGAAATGGGGGAAATGCCTCTAGAAATGAGGAGGGTTAAGCTTATGCTGGCATATTTGGTTAATCTGCAAGGACACATCAGACCACACTCTACAAAGGCCATATTACAGAGTGTTGGGAGCAACACTCTGTAAaggttttacagtttttgatAGGGAATGCTAAGGTGCAAAGTACAGGCCAATGCAAACTAAATTAAGCTCCACTGTTCAACCATCTGCCGTACCTCCTTGGAGATACAACCTTGGATAAAACTGTATCAATCAACACCAAGGCAAGATATTCATATTTACAGatggttaaaaaacaaaaaacacagcaaaaattACTCAGAATATCGTCAGCATTACAATGGGTGGAAGAACTCAGTGTTGTAATTGCCTCTGATAGTTTGTCAGTGCTATCAAGAATCAAGTCTGGAAAGTCATCATGCATGGAGGATATTGTGTATGAAAGTATTGTGTTCTCAGGCTTCACAATAGGGGATTGATATCTCTTTCCTTTGGGTTGCTGCTTATGTAGGGGTAGAATGAAGGTAGACATattgacaaaacaatcatttaaaaaacaactaATCAACATACACTGTAAGCAGACTTTAAACTATCATAAAGGACAATGTGTGCAAAACCCACAGGAACACTGATATGACACAAGAggacatatttacagtattgAAAAAACATGTAGGTGTTGGTGGAATAGGAAGCAGGGGCCCAAAGGAAGATATATTCATTAACCATCTGAGAACAGAACATATAACTctgaaacaaacactgcataGAATAGGTAAGCACCCTTCTGGACTATGCACACACTTTAATAAACCAGAAACTGTCAAACAGGCACTGATAGATTGCAGCAAGTATGGTGGAGAAGGAAGGGAACTAACATCAACCCTAAATGGTGGAAACAAAGAATTAATTTTCCAAAGTATTGTCAATCGACCGCTCCAACCTCCTATCCAGTAGGTGGTGGTAAAGCTGGTTAGCTTtcaacagtcaacagtcaacagaagaagaagagtaaaCTGATGCGAGATCAGCTGACagttaagcttggtttaggcttctgcgtcgcggcgacgccgtacctacgccgtcgacgcagacccctacgcggaccctacgccgtagcctgacgcgcacctccaaaaaatcctgactacgcgtcgcgtcgacgcgtagtgacgtgaacgtcgaggactgtgattggtccgttcagaacgtaattttcggttcagtcgtagccctatggtcgcagcacaacaacaccgccattttcaaagtttctgtggtgagagctacaagaaaaactggaccaagccgaagaaagaattatcgaggaggtacgcaagtacgaccacctctacaactcctcttcgcggcagcaagagccccccgaaaccatacaaagacacagccgcacccccctagcggcttggcagtgaattgcggagcaacgcgttccctcgacgcagaactacgaatgctcagtgacggcgtagggtgtacgccgtaggtacggcgtcgccgcgacgccgaagcctaaaccaagctttagctGTGCTGTACCCGGGAGCCTTGAAGTACGTTACCGAACAGCAGGCATCGTACACGGAAGTCTCGACACGCAATATACAGAAAAGGATACATTTCGGAGTGAAAGTAGGAGTGTGTTATTTTCGTTTGTTACAGATGGACTGGTTTGATTTGGAACATTTGAGTTCGAAATCCTGGATTTAGCTGGTCATGCTACTACATTCAAAACTAACGTCGATAACTTTACTGAATTTAACTTACCGAGCGTTAACTTTTGAGATGTTGTCAATATGTGAAGTGAGACCGGTGGTGAAAGGTCCTATAGACATTCTAACGTTATATACACACCGATGAACATTGTGTATAAGTAACACTGAACAACTGTTGGTAATAAACAAACTAACGTTAGTTACGTAAGATGTTAGGCTTTTACGGTAACGTTCCTTTTTGCTTTGTGTATTGGTCGTTGTTTATCTAGCTGTTGGCTAAAggcatgtaaacaaacaaacaaacgtcaGTCAGTTTTTCTAACATTAAAACAACGTGAGCTCGATATTGGCAGGCTTTTCTTTAAATACAGGACAAGTATACGGTCCAAAATCACTTGACAACACGCTGACACGTATTATGAGGGGTTATCCAGGTTAACGTTTGTGTCTGAACCTAAACTTTCAAATCACTGATGGGAAAATGCGGCAAATGCTTTTGACTGGTATGTTAGCTGTCTGGCTAACCTTACACGGAATTCTGTGGTCCATCAGACTGACAAGACAAGTAATGTTAGCTGTAGGATCACAAATCTTGATAGCTGGTATCCAAAAGTTGTAACCCCGTAGACCCATAGATGgcatcactgcagcagtgtaacacacaagcaaagaaagaaagatccTTCCCTCTTTGCTTGtattttagttatttttgtgttgtatttcatttgtaaatGCTGCTTGTGTGAAAAAGAATATGCACAACcatccatcacagtgaaaatTTTTAGACTCCACTCAAACATCACAGCACCCTTTGTGATTTAGTTATTTCTAACCCCAgaatgtgcttgtttttgccagCATGGAGTCCAGCAGCTTGGTTGGTGACTTTCTGTCTCCAGAGTCAACAGTGACTTCCCTGCTGTCGAGCTCGGGTCACCTGAAGAGCGGCCTACTGCCCCCTGAACACAACACCACCTTCAGATATGGAGACAAGGTTCACtttgcttctcctctctctACTGGGGTTCTGTTTACTCAGCATTGACTGGGTACAGTGGACGAAAtctgcctgtctttgtctcctgtgtTATTATAATAACTGAACCAATTTTGGCAGCCATTCATCCCTCCTGTCAAACAAAGAGGGCACTTTTTTGATGACCAACATGGAGGTTAGCAGATTTTAAAAGAGGGGCTATTTCCATGTTTCCAGccctccagctgcttcacaataaacaATGCCGTGAAGTTACGCCTCTTGGCTTCATGTCCTGCTTTCTGTTATTCCCTTTCTAAGATCAGTGATATAATTCCAGAGTTGATTCCATAGATGCTGGCTGAAAAGATCTTGATGGTActagtgtttttaaaaaatacatcatCCATACTTATTGATTGATTGCAGAACTATGACTCCGCCTCAGCTGCATTGGATGCTTACATCGCAGACTTTGAGAACAGTCGTCAAAACAGCAAGTCGTTGACAGGAAGGCTCGTCATACCACAGAGTCTGGTCTCCACATCGAGCATACCCAGAATGGGCACGCTCAGAAACAAAGATGGTAGGTCCAAATTTCTGTGATAACTGGTCTGGTAGGATGCTGTTGTATTGCGGCAGGTCtcaggtctgtgtgtttacaaCCCAGGCTTTCTGTCATGTTGTCTGACAATGTTGTTGAAGTGCAATGTTAAATCAGTGGAGTACTCTTTTAATAGTGATTGACAGATTTCCAATCAAGGCCGTTGACTGTCATCTTGAAAGGCATATTTCAGAAAAAATGACACAACCTGGGCACATATGTTAAAGTGGcagttgatttaaaaaaaatcaaggacattaacatcatatatatatatatatataaatataaatataatatatataatatatataataataaatgtaacaGTTATGTCTTTAATATCTCaatttgtgatttatttatggTGACAAGCATTAAATTActtaattatttattcatttaagcATTTTATGTAACTACACATTTATGAAAGATTCAATTGCGTAACTATTCATTTAAACATGTTATTATAttgttaaatattcatttatttaagcaTTTTATTATCTAATTATTTATGCatctatgtatatatatttccTTCGGGCTCTTAAAACCCTCCATGTACACATACAGCCCTGATTGTCGTTATCAGTTTCTCTGAACATTATTGTCCCTATGTTTTTTGTTTCGACCCATAGTTCTCAGGgagtgtttgactgacagggaGCTGGACTTCCTCACCCTCCCCATCAGCTCCCTTCATCACAGCGGCAATCAAGACAGACTTTCCATGACGACAGATGAGCTGCTGTCTATCCCTTTCGATGGCTCATTGCCTGTTACCCACACCTCCTGCTTCATACAAGGTCTTTTAAATACATCACTGCCACTTTCACCTTCATCCCAGGTCTTCAAATGCATCACTTTTATTACGGCATTTGTCTAAATTTCAGAGATTGTTTGGTTAAACGTTAAACGGGTTGATAGAATAAATAATCAGTAGATGAATCAGAATTAACAGTCTTGATTAGTTGCAGTGTTTATATCATTCTGCGCCTGTCAGCTCCTCTGACTTGTCTCGTCTCCTGATCCAGGGCTTTTATCCCAGTCTGGAGCCTCCCAGACCTGCATCTCCTCCACCAGACCAGCAAACAGAGCTTGGGACAGACCCACCAGCAGCCATGCTGCTCCCCAACTGaaccgccaccaccaccaccactctcATCCAGCCAGGACTCCCAAGAGCTCCAGGTTCCTGCTGTTTTCACTATGCAGTGTTTTCTGAAAGATTTCTGTATTGTCTCGTAGAAGGCCTACATCACATTTTACATATAATTACTTTCTCCTCCTGCCCACATGCAGAGGAAGACCCAGGATGGGCATGTTGAAACCAGAAGTTGAAGTCTCCTTAGCCAGCTGCCGTAAGGTGACTatcattcacattttatttctctcttcaAGGTCTGACACCGTGTTTTTTGGTCTGACTTTGAGGAGGATCATGCGGCCTACAAACTGCATTTATGACACATTTTGTCATAATTGAGTTAAAACCTGTACCTTACTTTCTAACGTCTGTTTTCAATATATAAAGATATTGTGCTATGTGTAatttctgtgaaaacagcttATTAAATTTGCAGTAACTACAAAACAGACCCAAAACCAACTCAGAATGCAGTGTCTGCACACTACATAAGCTGTGTACTTGCTGCGTTCTGGTTGTGTGTTGCTGGTGGCTTAGTAATCTCTGTGCTGTAGGGCTTGTCAACACATCCTCTGCCATAGAAAGACGACTAACCAAGCTGCTAAAGTAAGAGGGCTCTATCAAATGAAAGCTAGCTTGTGAGATAGCCTTAGCTAGCCTTAGCTAAAACTAAAGCTTTCAGTTTAGTTATTGATTTTCCCCTAGTTGTTATCTGTAAATGAAAGATTCCATTTTGATGAAGGGGCATTTTCATTATATAGTTGTTATTCCAGATAATTAAATAAGACAACATCTAAGCCAGTTCATGatggggaagaaaaaacaaacagctaaacTCCTGCTGAAGGTAGTTGGCTTAGCATATctcagtagcagtagtagttaGTTTTCTTAAACTAGTGAAAATGGATCAAAAATCTtagagaaaatgttttgttcGTAGATACTGCAGTTTCTCTGAGCATCCCATTATTATCTAAAGGCAGAGTGCAGTATCAGCATTTTTCATGGATTGTATGGGTTCTATGGCAACAAatcttctgcctctgtgttgacAATAGGCGTGGCTGGAGGCATTATGTCGTAGGGTTGTCTGGCCACCAGGCCCATTATCGTGAATGCGATGTCTCAGGAACAACATGAGGGAATTGCTTCacatttggcacaaatgttctCAAGTGTGAACTGATTCAtatttggtggtcaaaggttaaggtcactgtgacctcaaaaaacacatttttggccataacaacaacagcaacaacaacaaaaatcacatCCACCAAGAAATATTTACAAAAGTAAATATTTAGTGATCTGGCTTCCCTGATATATATAGGTgttgtgttccagagctttgggccATGATTGGCTTTCTATCTGTTTTACAGTCCAgcctgaaaatgtcaaaaccctttttcctcatcttcactGTATCTGTAGTTGCTGCATTGTAGGACAGTATAGTGAACCTCATTGTTCCCTCTTTCTGACTCCATCAGTCTGCACCCAGAGCAGCAAAATCAGAGTGGGAAAAGCCATCTTCATCGCTCCACTTCCCTCACTGGTTCACAAGCAATAGGACTGACATGGACTGTTCTGGAATCACCAGTGTGCCGGATTTGAAGTACCCAGCCTGGATCCAGTGCTTTGACCTCAGCAAGCCGCCACCCACAGAGTCGGAGCTGTGGGATAATCATGGTACAACATGCCCCACATGGCACCAACACTGCCAGGGTACATGGTTCAGGCCTTCCATAATACATATTGCATGTCCACATGGCACTGCAGAATAGAGTCCTGTGTTTGTCAAAAAGTACAATATGAAAGTACAAGTTTTTCATCGTATtaaatctgacagcagcagttgtCACTTCAGACAGcaagctgcttttctcttttgtatGAAATCGAGAATTGAtgataattttctttttttaaattaattactGTAAATTTTGAGCAGTAAATCTGCCACCATTATCATCATAAACTACATAAGCTGTGCGAAAATGGAAAAGCTTGACAGGTGTAGAAACAGTATCTAAGTGGGGTGGAGCTCAGCAGACAGTCTGTTGCAAGTATAATAATTTTAAGAATCATCATCATGAATGCAGGTGCagtaacagtttgttttcttaacAAACCATGATATACAGAGCCTGATGTGGAATATCTTCAGCATCAATCATTATGTTCTTTGCTGAGGTTATACATTCTTCCAGATGTTTATCCACCTGCAGCTCCCAGACCTGGAGCTCCATCCTGGGTagcagagctggaggatgaTGATCCTGACCAGACACCTTCACAGGTGAGAGAACTGAATCAAACTCTTTTGAATCTTTCAGTTTCATCAGTCAGCAGCTTATATTGTCTGATTAACTGTACCTGACCTGAAGAGGGATCCATTTCTGATGAGATTAATCATCCAACAAAGACCTGAAGCAGAAGGGTCCTGTCTGTAGTGTTATTAATGTAgtgagaataataataataataataataataataataataataataataataataataataatctccTCTTAAGGTCCACTTAGCAGCTGTTACAGAGCTTTCAACCATGTGTCATGGTTGTCATCATTGGATGGTGCTGCTCAGGTGTCATCATGTGACTGAAGTAGAACTGTGGTAACATGATAACAGGCAGTAACCCCTGACTCCATTCCATAAAGAAGACGATGGGATGTGATTAAATACTGTGAAAAAGCTGGGAAGTGGACCTCTGAGTAGAGATTATTTTGTTGCTCACACTGTTCCTCAGGTAAAGAATGTCCAATTAttttaatcagtgtgtgtgtgtgcatgtgtgagattgttatgtgtttgtgtgtgttatcaggTTGAAAGCCAGCAGACTCTCAGAGATCTGAGGCTTCAGTTTGCTGAACAGATTTCTGTACTCACTGCAGGGAACACAGCTTCTGACATCATGGAAACTCTCTCCAGAGGTGAAAAATAGAAATTGTTAATGTAAAACTAGAAGAAATGTTTGTTAGAGAGTCCTATTTACagttttggtgtttgtgtttttcctccactcaGACAACAGGATTGAATCTCTGATTCTGAAAGCAGATCAGGTGTTGAGCTCTTTGTCCCAGAGTTCGGGTGGATTGGACAATGAGACCAGGACTCAACCCAAGACACAAGGTTTCTCAGATTCAGCTGCAGTGTCACTTAACTGATCCAACAGACACAGTGAACCTCAACATCACTATAAACACAGCTCAGATAACGCTGAAGACAAAGAAGACTTTGTTTTTATGTAGAACTGAAGTAATTTTTTCCTGATAATAATGTTGCTATGGAGAACAACATTAATCCTCATAGAAACAACTGTGTTTGTTCTGAATTCCCTATCAACTTGATATATCTCTTTGCAGTAGTAAAATGTTTTGACAAAAGTTAAATTCCATTGTTGCTTTAAATTGACTTATTCACTGTCCATCTATCCactgacagtgaaataaaaaaaaacatgagggGGAATTTTTTAAGTGACAGTTTTAGTAACAGTGATCTCATAACACCATTGCTGCATCAAAGAGGATTATCGTAGTGGTGCTTTTTATTGAGTaactattgttgttgttgttcttgttgttgtagTCAGTCCTACTGATTGTGCTGATGAAGCTGTCAGTCCAC
It contains:
- the c19h18orf54 gene encoding lung adenoma susceptibility protein 2 isoform X4 — its product is MESSSLVGDFLSPESTVTSLLSSSGHLKSGLLPPEHNTTFRYGDKNYDSASAALDAYIADFENSRQNSKSLTGRLVIPQSLVSTSSIPRMGTLRNKDVLRECLTDRELDFLTLPISSLHHSGNQDRLSMTTDELLSIPFDGSLPVTHTSCFIQGLLSQSGASQTCISSTRPANRAWDRPTSSHAAPQLNRHHHHHSHPARTPKSSRGRPRMGMLKPEVEVSLASCRKSAPRAAKSEWEKPSSSLHFPHWFTSNRTDMDCSGITSVPDLKYPAWIQCFDLSKPPPTESELWDNHDVYPPAAPRPGAPSWVAELEDDDPDQTPSQVESQQTLRDLRLQFAEQISVLTAGNTASDIMETLSRDNRIESLILKADQVLSSLSQSSGGLDNETRTQPKTQVSPTDCADEAVSPLNTEGLLLCSSSHCHPVTLESEAAGVTEALTDQGAQMQDPNAPSVCHLSQASCHSLHANNIFKQPGPVEALKQMLFRLQAVEAKLQPQCPASAAPALTDRQQTGDPSEAELCVT
- the c19h18orf54 gene encoding lung adenoma susceptibility protein 2 isoform X3, with the translated sequence MESSSLVGDFLSPESTVTSLLSSSGHLKSGLLPPEHNTTFRYGDKNYDSASAALDAYIADFENSRQNSKSLTGRLVIPQSLVSTSSIPRMGTLRNKDVLRECLTDRELDFLTLPISSLHHSGNQDRLSMTTDELLSIPFDGSLPVTHTSCFIQGLLSQSGASQTCISSTRPANRAWDRPTSSHAAPQLNRHHHHHSHPARTPKSSRGRPRMGMLKPEVEVSLASCRKSAPRAAKSEWEKPSSSLHFPHWFTSNRTDMDCSGITSVPDLKYPAWIQCFDLSKPPPTESELWDNHDVYPPAAPRPGAPSWVAELEDDDPDQTPSQVESQQTLRDLRLQFAEQISVLTAGNTASDIMETLSRDNRIESLILKADQVLSSLSQSSGGLDNETRTQPKTQVSPTDCADEAVSPLNTEGLLLCSSSHCHPVTLESEAAGVTEALTDQGAQASCHSLHANNIFKQPGPVEALKQMLFRLQAVEAKLQPQCPASAAPALTDRQQTGDPSEADSLFPKDGCQSSAMGEERWVWKRSSVLRVL
- the c19h18orf54 gene encoding lung adenoma susceptibility protein 2 isoform X6, coding for MESSSLVGDFLSPESTVTSLLSSSGHLKSGLLPPEHNTTFRYGDKNYDSASAALDAYIADFENSRQNSKSLTGRLVIPQSLVSTSSIPRMGTLRNKDVLRECLTDRELDFLTLPISSLHHSGNQDRLSMTTDELLSIPFDGSLPVTHTSCFIQGLLSQSGASQTCISSTRPANRAWDRPTSSHAAPQLNRHHHHHSHPARTPKSSRGRPRMGMLKPEVEVSLASCRKSAPRAAKSEWEKPSSSLHFPHWFTSNRTDMDCSGITSVPDLKYPAWIQCFDLSKPPPTESELWDNHAPRPGAPSWVAELEDDDPDQTPSQVESQQTLRDLRLQFAEQISVLTAGNTASDIMETLSRDNRIESLILKADQVLSSLSQSSGGLDNETRTQPKTQVSPTDCADEAVSPLNTEGLLLCSSSHCHPVTLESEAAGVTEALTDQGAQMQDPNAPSVCHLSQASCHSLHANNIFKQPGPVEALKQMLFRLQAVEAKLQPQCPASAAPALTDRQQTGDPSEAELCVT
- the c19h18orf54 gene encoding lung adenoma susceptibility protein 2 isoform X2 codes for the protein MESSSLVGDFLSPESTVTSLLSSSGHLKSGLLPPEHNTTFRYGDKNYDSASAALDAYIADFENSRQNSKSLTGRLVIPQSLVSTSSIPRMGTLRNKDVLRECLTDRELDFLTLPISSLHHSGNQDRLSMTTDELLSIPFDGSLPVTHTSCFIQGLLSQSGASQTCISSTRPANRAWDRPTSSHAAPQLNRHHHHHSHPARTPKSSRGRPRMGMLKPEVEVSLASCRKSAPRAAKSEWEKPSSSLHFPHWFTSNRTDMDCSGITSVPDLKYPAWIQCFDLSKPPPTESELWDNHAPRPGAPSWVAELEDDDPDQTPSQVESQQTLRDLRLQFAEQISVLTAGNTASDIMETLSRDNRIESLILKADQVLSSLSQSSGGLDNETRTQPKTQVSPTDCADEAVSPLNTEGLLLCSSSHCHPVTLESEAAGVTEALTDQGAQMQDPNAPSVCHLSQASCHSLHANNIFKQPGPVEALKQMLFRLQAVEAKLQPQCPASAAPALTDRQQTGDPSEADSLFPKDGCQSSAMGEERWVWKRSSVLRVL
- the c19h18orf54 gene encoding lung adenoma susceptibility protein 2 isoform X1; this encodes MESSSLVGDFLSPESTVTSLLSSSGHLKSGLLPPEHNTTFRYGDKNYDSASAALDAYIADFENSRQNSKSLTGRLVIPQSLVSTSSIPRMGTLRNKDVLRECLTDRELDFLTLPISSLHHSGNQDRLSMTTDELLSIPFDGSLPVTHTSCFIQGLLSQSGASQTCISSTRPANRAWDRPTSSHAAPQLNRHHHHHSHPARTPKSSRGRPRMGMLKPEVEVSLASCRKSAPRAAKSEWEKPSSSLHFPHWFTSNRTDMDCSGITSVPDLKYPAWIQCFDLSKPPPTESELWDNHDVYPPAAPRPGAPSWVAELEDDDPDQTPSQVESQQTLRDLRLQFAEQISVLTAGNTASDIMETLSRDNRIESLILKADQVLSSLSQSSGGLDNETRTQPKTQVSPTDCADEAVSPLNTEGLLLCSSSHCHPVTLESEAAGVTEALTDQGAQMQDPNAPSVCHLSQASCHSLHANNIFKQPGPVEALKQMLFRLQAVEAKLQPQCPASAAPALTDRQQTGDPSEADSLFPKDGCQSSAMGEERWVWKRSSVLRVL
- the c19h18orf54 gene encoding lung adenoma susceptibility protein 2 isoform X5, which gives rise to MESSSLVGDFLSPESTVTSLLSSSGHLKSGLLPPEHNTTFRYGDKNYDSASAALDAYIADFENSRQNSKSLTGRLVIPQSLVSTSSIPRMGTLRNKDVLRECLTDRELDFLTLPISSLHHSGNQDRLSMTTDELLSIPFDGSLPVTHTSCFIQGLLSQSGASQTCISSTRPANRAWDRPTSSHAAPQLNRHHHHHSHPARTPKSSRGRPRMGMLKPEVEVSLASCRKSAPRAAKSEWEKPSSSLHFPHWFTSNRTDMDCSGITSVPDLKYPAWIQCFDLSKPPPTESELWDNHDVYPPAAPRPGAPSWVAELEDDDPDQTPSQVESQQTLRDLRLQFAEQISVLTAGNTASDIMETLSRDNRIESLILKADQVLSSLSQSSGGLDNETRTQPKTQVSPTDCADEAVSPLNTEGLLLCSSSHCHPVTLESEAAGVTEALTDQGAQMQDPNAPSVCHLSQASCHSLHANNIFKQPGPVEALKQMLFRLQAVEAKLQPQCPASAAPALTDRQQTGDPSEAGGPIL